The Haloprofundus salinisoli genome includes a region encoding these proteins:
- a CDS encoding ABC transporter substrate-binding protein, with protein sequence MPEELVLARAGDSEALDPHVTTASYSEQVMSLIYDPLVTMDFEGNFSPGLGKEWQVNDAGTEWTIELNDGISFHNGDAFTADDVVFTYNRLLNKPALLKWAVGPMSGVEATGENSVTFTFDEKYAPWNTYSSYGGYFGIIPRGPVEADEDAFAANPVGTGPYKLDEWVRGDHITLTRNDEWSTPHSPEIESEDAPLPKKITFRVIPEELPRVQALLSGDVDILLARDFPQRELSTIQDDSGTTAEVFTSNNAGYVAFNVQQAPTDDVTVRKALAHAIDKERIIEDIYQGLGAENWVPFSENLLGWAGEDVRDQLGYEFDPEKAGQLLDDAGWTMDGEFRSKDGERLTIDIVSTNTPPPRVQTAEEMVSMFADVGIEAELTTYEYNTAYDEFGKGESNVMYGTVSWFDTDIVNFLWGSANAGASNLSFLEDPEVDEMIAKGATSIDAEEREAAYRELQLKVMEMCPCQPVMTYEQATGLQTAVQNYKQHPSLLTPVYHDVTLDE encoded by the coding sequence CACGACCGCCTCCTACTCAGAGCAGGTGATGAGCCTCATCTACGATCCGCTCGTCACGATGGACTTCGAGGGGAATTTCTCACCAGGATTGGGTAAAGAGTGGCAGGTCAATGATGCAGGAACGGAGTGGACAATCGAACTCAACGACGGTATCAGTTTCCACAACGGCGATGCGTTCACTGCCGACGACGTCGTATTCACGTACAACCGTCTGCTGAACAAGCCCGCACTTCTCAAGTGGGCCGTCGGCCCGATGTCGGGCGTCGAAGCGACTGGCGAGAACTCAGTGACGTTCACTTTCGACGAGAAATACGCCCCGTGGAACACCTACAGCAGTTACGGTGGCTACTTCGGCATCATCCCACGTGGCCCAGTAGAAGCCGACGAGGACGCGTTCGCGGCGAACCCTGTCGGTACGGGCCCGTACAAACTTGATGAGTGGGTTCGTGGAGATCACATCACACTCACGAGAAACGACGAGTGGAGCACACCGCACTCGCCGGAAATCGAGTCCGAAGACGCTCCACTTCCGAAGAAGATCACGTTCCGAGTAATCCCGGAGGAACTTCCGCGTGTTCAGGCGCTTCTCTCGGGTGACGTGGATATCCTCCTGGCCCGCGACTTCCCACAACGAGAACTCTCGACGATCCAGGACGACTCGGGGACGACTGCCGAAGTGTTCACCTCGAACAACGCAGGCTACGTCGCGTTCAACGTGCAACAGGCGCCGACCGACGATGTCACCGTTCGGAAGGCACTCGCGCACGCAATCGACAAAGAACGGATCATCGAGGACATCTACCAAGGCCTCGGGGCGGAGAACTGGGTCCCCTTCTCGGAGAACCTCCTCGGATGGGCGGGCGAGGACGTTCGAGATCAGCTCGGATACGAGTTCGACCCGGAGAAAGCAGGACAACTCCTCGATGATGCCGGCTGGACGATGGACGGGGAATTCCGCTCGAAGGATGGAGAGCGCCTGACGATAGACATAGTCTCGACGAACACCCCACCACCGCGTGTGCAGACCGCAGAGGAGATGGTCTCGATGTTCGCTGACGTCGGTATCGAGGCGGAACTCACCACGTACGAGTACAACACCGCCTACGACGAGTTCGGCAAAGGAGAGTCGAACGTCATGTACGGGACCGTCTCGTGGTTCGACACCGACATCGTCAACTTCCTGTGGGGATCGGCGAACGCGGGCGCGTCGAACCTCTCGTTCCTTGAGGATCCGGAGGTCGACGAGATGATCGCTAAAGGCGCGACCTCTATCGACGCGGAAGAACGCGAGGCGGCCTACCGAGAACTCCAGTTGAAGGTGATGGAGATGTGTCCGTGCCAGCCCGTCATGACGTACGAACAGGCGACAGGACTGCAGACTGCTGTCCAGAACTACAAGCAACATCCCTCACTGCTCACACCCGTCTACCACGACGTGACCCTCGACGAGTAG
- a CDS encoding ABC transporter ATP-binding protein, with the protein MSLVETQNLTKHFDTGSGLLSRFLDREVVHAVDGVDLSIERGQTLGLVGESGCGKSTLGRTLLRLHDPTSGRIIFDGEDITAYNQRQLREIRRRMQIVFQDPRSSLNPRQTVEELLRKPIEFHDIAHGEDAREIVYRTLEDVGLQPEHASRYPHEFSGGQQQRIGLARALVVNPEFVVLDEPTSALDVSVQAKILRLIRRLRSTYDLTLIFISHDLNVIRHVCDEVAVMYLGRIVETAPAAALYDDPKHPYTEALLDSISLPEAGMQRELAPTIEGDIPSPIHPPEGCRFHTRCPKAFNECSVTNPALEPRREDGDRENRTVACHLYETADATVRP; encoded by the coding sequence ATGAGTCTCGTCGAGACCCAAAACCTCACGAAGCACTTCGACACCGGTTCTGGGCTCCTCTCACGATTCCTCGACCGTGAGGTCGTCCACGCCGTTGACGGTGTCGATCTGTCAATCGAGCGCGGACAGACACTCGGGTTAGTTGGAGAGAGTGGCTGTGGAAAGAGTACGCTCGGGCGAACGCTTCTGCGACTTCACGACCCGACGAGCGGCCGAATCATCTTCGATGGAGAGGACATCACGGCGTACAATCAACGTCAGTTGCGCGAGATACGTCGACGGATGCAGATCGTCTTTCAGGACCCTCGGTCGAGCCTGAATCCCCGTCAGACCGTCGAAGAACTGCTCCGAAAGCCTATCGAGTTTCACGATATCGCTCACGGAGAAGATGCACGCGAGATTGTCTACCGGACACTTGAAGACGTCGGCTTGCAACCGGAGCACGCGAGTCGTTATCCACACGAGTTCTCTGGCGGACAACAGCAACGCATCGGACTCGCCCGAGCGTTGGTTGTGAACCCCGAGTTCGTGGTTCTCGACGAACCGACGAGTGCGCTCGACGTGAGTGTTCAAGCGAAGATTCTCCGCCTCATCAGGCGACTGAGATCGACGTACGACCTCACGCTCATCTTCATCAGTCACGACCTCAACGTGATCCGCCACGTCTGCGACGAAGTCGCAGTGATGTACCTCGGTCGAATCGTTGAGACCGCTCCCGCCGCGGCGTTGTACGACGACCCCAAACATCCCTACACAGAGGCACTCTTGGATTCGATTTCGCTTCCTGAGGCTGGGATGCAACGTGAACTTGCCCCGACTATCGAGGGCGACATTCCGAGTCCGATTCACCCACCAGAGGGCTGTCGGTTCCACACGCGGTGTCCAAAAGCGTTCAACGAGTGCTCGGTGACGAACCCGGCGCTCGAACCGAGGAGAGAAGACGGTGACAGAGAGAATCGAACGGTGGCGTGTCATCTCTACGAAACAGCAGATGCGACTGTGCGACCGTAG
- a CDS encoding ABC transporter ATP-binding protein, with the protein MSVLNVENLHTYFDTERGQVRAVDGIDLEIGEGEIVGLVGESGSGKSVTALSVLGLIDPPGRVVEGSIEYDGVDLQSLSSAELGALRGSDISMVFQDPMTAFNPTQTVGRQLHDVLRTHETGPVHPLVRLFGFDHSSEYKSRVIDALERVGIPSPESRYDDYPHEFSGGMLQRAMIAMSVLCDPSLVLADEPTTALDVTIERQILALFRELVDDLGTSVLWITHDISVVAALCDRVVVMYAGRVMEEGPVGSVLSDPQHPYTQGLLQSVPRYDEPDRELYVMEGSVPNPVDLPSQCRFADRCPEAHERCFDAHPELYRTEDGRAACYLVEESMAMEEHL; encoded by the coding sequence ATGTCGGTACTGAACGTGGAGAACCTCCACACCTACTTCGACACGGAGCGGGGTCAGGTCCGCGCCGTCGACGGTATCGACCTCGAAATCGGCGAAGGCGAAATTGTCGGCCTCGTCGGTGAGAGCGGATCCGGTAAGAGCGTCACTGCGCTGTCGGTACTCGGACTCATCGACCCACCTGGTCGTGTCGTCGAGGGGAGTATTGAGTACGACGGTGTTGACCTGCAATCGCTTTCGAGCGCGGAGCTCGGTGCGCTGCGAGGTAGTGACATCTCGATGGTGTTCCAAGATCCGATGACGGCATTCAATCCGACCCAGACGGTCGGTCGACAGCTCCATGACGTCCTCCGGACACACGAAACCGGTCCAGTACATCCGCTCGTGCGTCTGTTCGGGTTCGATCACTCCAGCGAGTACAAATCGAGAGTTATTGACGCGTTAGAGCGTGTCGGAATTCCGAGTCCGGAATCCCGTTACGACGACTATCCACACGAGTTCTCTGGCGGAATGCTCCAGCGGGCGATGATCGCGATGTCCGTTCTCTGCGACCCGTCTTTGGTGCTCGCAGACGAACCGACGACCGCACTTGACGTCACAATTGAACGGCAGATTCTCGCGCTGTTTCGCGAACTCGTCGACGACCTCGGCACCTCGGTACTCTGGATTACGCACGATATCTCGGTCGTCGCCGCGCTCTGTGACCGTGTCGTCGTCATGTACGCCGGGAGAGTCATGGAGGAAGGACCGGTCGGTTCCGTCCTCTCTGACCCACAACACCCCTACACGCAAGGGCTGCTACAGTCGGTTCCGCGCTACGACGAACCGGACCGTGAACTGTACGTGATGGAAGGCAGTGTCCCAAACCCGGTCGACTTACCCTCACAATGTCGATTTGCCGACCGCTGTCCAGAGGCACACGAACGGTGTTTCGACGCACATCCGGAACTCTATCGGACTGAGGACGGCCGTGCCGCGTGTTATCTCGTCGAAGAGTCGATGGCGATGGAGGAACATCTATGA
- a CDS encoding helix-turn-helix domain-containing protein: MSTVGPNELSGSNSQYKQVRLKIRHPGCWTLDTTNECPDTRIIEKSLYPSEDDITADLILIADGETSLSAFIETIDNHDVVDSVTILKQTDTRARVLVVYERTSSIVPSMANTGFVPIVPVHVYRGYEYWTMMARTDRLGNIIETLQQNFDVTIEAIHGFTEGSAVEFDNICDQINSELSPRQRECLLAAAGKGYYEWPRQTSAKEIATELDISGPTFLEHLRIGEHKVMQHVLHQLERTPEL, translated from the coding sequence ATGAGCACGGTCGGGCCAAACGAACTCAGTGGTAGTAACTCGCAGTACAAACAGGTACGACTGAAAATTCGCCACCCCGGATGCTGGACCCTCGATACGACGAATGAGTGCCCCGATACACGGATCATCGAAAAGTCACTCTATCCCTCCGAAGACGATATCACCGCAGATCTCATCCTCATCGCGGATGGTGAGACGTCGCTCTCGGCGTTCATCGAAACCATCGACAATCACGATGTCGTCGACTCCGTGACGATTTTGAAGCAGACAGATACCCGCGCACGAGTGCTCGTCGTCTACGAACGGACGAGCAGTATCGTCCCCAGTATGGCCAACACAGGGTTCGTTCCGATCGTTCCCGTCCACGTCTACCGTGGATACGAGTACTGGACGATGATGGCCCGAACGGACCGACTTGGGAACATCATCGAGACCCTCCAGCAAAACTTCGACGTCACTATCGAAGCGATACACGGCTTCACCGAGGGTTCGGCTGTTGAGTTCGACAATATCTGCGACCAGATCAATAGCGAACTCTCGCCGCGACAGCGCGAATGTCTGCTCGCCGCCGCAGGTAAAGGGTACTACGAGTGGCCGCGCCAGACGAGCGCAAAAGAAATCGCGACCGAATTAGATATCAGTGGTCCCACGTTCCTCGAACACCTTCGTATCGGCGAGCACAAAGTCATGCAGCACGTGCTCCACCAGTTGGAACGGACACCCGAACTGTGA
- a CDS encoding N-acyl-D-amino-acid deacylase family protein, whose amino-acid sequence MTDLFLDNVRILDGSGAPWFRGAIAVSNGQIDRIFRQTSTDFPVDEVLDGEGAIVCPGFIDTHSHSDLQLFSDPTLAPKIRQGITTEILGQDGFSMAPLYDGDPDVWQRQLSALAGGFDDPWNWSGVDSYLDAVVDRGISPHVATLVGHGTVRFDVLGMSDRNPTSDELDEMCARVETALEDGAVGLSTGLIYTPCTYASTEEVRALANAVAPTGRPFVAHIRSEGRWIWEALDEFVDIGVETGAPLHLSHFKTAGETQHGTADRAIHLIEAARDRGVDFTAEMYPYTAGSTMLSALLPPWLHANGPDEMLEQLTDETIREQIRRDVKEWRIDGWENFGGLAGWENVYVTSVTSEDNIDAEGASIREIADGRGCDAIKAVCDLLVEEELGVSIRVHTLVESDVETILETPWVCIGSDGLFGGRPHPRVYGTFPRVLGEYTRRRNLLSLPEAVRKATSLPARIFGLHSKGLLRPGMDADLVVFDPQTVSSPATFENPSRYPTGIQHVLVDGEFVVRDGETTGATPGRALRAE is encoded by the coding sequence ATGACTGATTTATTCCTCGATAACGTCCGGATACTGGATGGGAGCGGTGCCCCGTGGTTTCGTGGGGCGATTGCAGTTTCAAACGGTCAGATAGACCGGATTTTTCGCCAGACCTCGACCGATTTCCCGGTCGACGAGGTACTCGATGGTGAGGGTGCAATCGTCTGTCCGGGGTTCATCGACACACACTCGCACTCGGATTTACAGTTGTTTTCAGACCCGACACTCGCACCGAAGATTCGACAGGGTATCACCACCGAAATTCTCGGTCAAGACGGTTTTTCGATGGCCCCACTGTACGACGGTGACCCTGACGTTTGGCAGCGACAGCTCTCGGCTCTCGCCGGTGGATTCGACGATCCGTGGAACTGGAGTGGCGTCGATAGCTACCTCGACGCCGTCGTCGATCGTGGAATTTCGCCGCACGTCGCGACACTCGTCGGCCATGGAACCGTTCGGTTCGACGTGCTGGGAATGTCAGACCGCAACCCGACGAGCGACGAACTCGACGAGATGTGTGCACGGGTCGAGACTGCACTCGAAGACGGCGCTGTCGGCCTGTCGACCGGACTGATCTATACGCCGTGCACGTATGCATCGACCGAGGAAGTCCGTGCGCTCGCGAACGCAGTCGCACCGACTGGGCGACCGTTCGTTGCTCACATTCGGAGCGAGGGGCGGTGGATATGGGAGGCGCTGGACGAGTTCGTCGATATCGGAGTCGAGACGGGTGCACCGCTCCATCTCTCACACTTCAAAACCGCAGGCGAAACCCAACATGGTACCGCCGACCGTGCGATTCATCTGATCGAAGCTGCGCGGGACCGCGGCGTCGACTTCACTGCGGAGATGTATCCGTACACTGCAGGGAGTACGATGTTGTCGGCGTTACTCCCACCATGGCTTCACGCTAACGGGCCGGACGAGATGCTCGAACAGCTCACAGACGAGACGATACGAGAGCAGATTCGCCGTGACGTCAAGGAGTGGCGTATCGACGGCTGGGAGAACTTTGGCGGACTCGCTGGGTGGGAGAACGTGTACGTGACGAGCGTCACGAGCGAAGACAACATCGATGCAGAGGGAGCGAGTATCAGAGAGATTGCTGACGGTCGTGGTTGTGATGCGATCAAGGCGGTGTGTGACTTGCTGGTCGAAGAAGAACTCGGTGTGAGTATCCGCGTACACACGCTCGTAGAGTCGGACGTGGAGACGATTCTCGAAACGCCATGGGTTTGTATCGGGAGTGATGGATTGTTCGGTGGGCGGCCACATCCACGTGTATACGGCACATTCCCACGGGTTCTCGGTGAGTACACCCGCCGACGAAACCTACTCTCGCTTCCGGAAGCAGTTCGGAAGGCCACCTCGCTGCCAGCCCGTATCTTCGGTCTTCACTCGAAAGGATTACTCAGGCCCGGAATGGACGCCGACCTCGTTGTGTTCGACCCACAAACGGTGTCCTCGCCAGCAACGTTCGAGAACCCATCCCGCTATCCGACCGGGATTCAGCACGTTCTTGTCGACGGAGAGTTCGTTGTTCGCGACGGTGAAACGACGGGTGCGACCCCCGGCAGAGCGCTCCGAGCGGAGTAA
- a CDS encoding dipeptidase, protein MRNPVFDYYPRGTPLIRSTRIDDAMNAALSRGASAGAALDAMENAQVDQLRDDEEFAQEMRDAYDAAGVNLVSATMGSLDSALTYAEGVRRDLARWQARIDALDWMQKVTSPEEARTVVDDGHVGIVLNVQNGGAATAGDVTEVDVLHNAGVQIVQLTYNSRNLVGTGCTERTDSGLSYHGVDIVERLQERGMIVDLSHCGTQTTLDAIETAEKPVAVTHAFSRSLADHDRGKSDEELDALAAVDGYYGVVAVPFFLDPGNPNAELDLFFDNIEYAVDKIGIDRVGIGTDWGSWTPEIPEPLRGGLEESFTGMGFRAEHGVEVGVGFGPMSSYEDWQVIPEGLDERGFTPKEQRKLLGENFLNFWERAR, encoded by the coding sequence ATGCGAAACCCAGTATTCGACTACTACCCACGTGGGACCCCTCTGATCCGGTCGACCCGCATCGACGACGCGATGAACGCCGCCCTCTCGCGTGGCGCATCTGCGGGGGCTGCTTTAGATGCGATGGAGAACGCACAGGTAGACCAACTTCGCGACGACGAGGAGTTCGCCCAGGAGATGCGTGACGCGTACGACGCCGCAGGAGTGAATCTCGTGAGCGCGACGATGGGAAGCCTCGACTCGGCGTTGACCTACGCGGAAGGGGTTCGGCGCGACCTCGCGCGATGGCAAGCACGTATCGATGCGCTTGACTGGATGCAGAAAGTCACGAGTCCCGAGGAAGCACGCACCGTCGTCGACGACGGTCACGTCGGTATCGTCCTCAACGTCCAGAATGGAGGCGCGGCGACTGCTGGCGACGTGACGGAAGTCGACGTACTCCACAACGCAGGCGTACAGATCGTCCAACTGACCTACAACAGCCGGAATCTCGTCGGTACCGGGTGTACCGAGCGGACGGACTCTGGTCTGTCGTATCACGGCGTCGATATCGTCGAACGGCTTCAGGAGCGGGGGATGATCGTCGACCTCTCTCACTGTGGAACGCAGACGACACTCGACGCGATAGAGACAGCCGAGAAGCCAGTGGCGGTCACACACGCGTTCAGCCGGTCGCTGGCGGACCACGACCGAGGGAAGAGCGACGAGGAACTCGATGCGCTCGCCGCTGTCGACGGATACTACGGTGTCGTAGCTGTCCCGTTCTTCCTCGATCCGGGGAATCCGAATGCCGAGCTCGACCTGTTCTTCGACAACATCGAGTACGCCGTCGACAAAATCGGTATCGACCGGGTCGGAATCGGAACTGACTGGGGGTCGTGGACACCAGAGATTCCCGAACCACTGCGGGGTGGTCTCGAAGAATCGTTCACTGGGATGGGTTTCCGCGCTGAACACGGAGTCGAAGTCGGTGTCGGCTTCGGACCGATGTCTTCGTACGAAGACTGGCAGGTCATCCCAGAAGGCTTAGACGAGCGGGGCTTCACGCCGAAGGAACAACGGAAACTGCTCGGTGAGAACTTCTTGAACTTCTGGGAACGAGCCCGTTAG
- a CDS encoding serine hydrolase: MPTIDRTTCAAVESFVIDWMDDNGIPGASLALVKGDELVYADGFGARDVSENLPSTSDTLYGIGSITKSFTALAIQQLAEDGELELTDPISEYVDRYTDAPGDPISIHQLLTHTSGLPSDGSAAVLIARLMGAGEVASPITSDSDFSRHLWGALEERLTDEDEHFFYYNSGYTVLGEVVESITGKSYEKYVQEQILEPLGMTRSTFDSDSFEKQEDRMTPYFHGEGGLETGSFPFDETIYAPGGLLSSVTEMSNYLRMNMNGGEFEGNHLLSSENLAELHEPASTRLQYLNGETQRYGCGWMISDLVGDRLIGHGGSIGVCTAYLGFLEEAAVGVVLQCSTSPKVHPMNVGPAILAIVQGEDPTNAVPQFGLDTKLDAVTGDYESYRGITTATVDRVSGGLTVEYGSGRATQKLLVLPESTDPTDFEFYTVTPDGSRTPVRFEQTTDSMEMFVDRWRLHRA; this comes from the coding sequence ATGCCAACAATCGACCGTACGACCTGCGCGGCAGTCGAATCGTTCGTCATCGACTGGATGGACGACAATGGAATTCCTGGTGCGAGCTTGGCTCTGGTAAAGGGAGACGAACTCGTTTATGCTGATGGCTTCGGTGCCCGTGATGTCTCCGAGAATCTTCCGTCGACGAGCGACACACTCTATGGGATCGGGTCAATCACGAAGTCGTTCACCGCCTTGGCTATTCAGCAACTCGCCGAGGATGGAGAACTTGAGCTCACAGACCCCATTAGTGAGTACGTTGACCGCTACACCGATGCACCGGGAGACCCAATTTCGATCCATCAATTGCTGACTCACACCTCCGGACTGCCAAGCGATGGAAGCGCTGCTGTACTCATCGCACGTCTCATGGGGGCTGGTGAAGTCGCCTCGCCCATTACAAGCGACAGCGATTTTTCGAGACACCTGTGGGGAGCACTCGAAGAACGTCTCACCGACGAAGATGAGCACTTCTTCTACTACAATTCCGGCTACACCGTCCTCGGCGAAGTCGTAGAGAGCATTACCGGGAAGTCCTACGAGAAGTACGTTCAGGAGCAGATTCTCGAGCCGCTCGGAATGACTCGGTCGACTTTCGACTCCGACTCGTTCGAGAAGCAAGAAGACCGAATGACACCCTATTTCCACGGAGAGGGAGGTTTGGAGACAGGGTCGTTCCCATTTGACGAAACAATCTATGCTCCTGGGGGACTTCTCAGCTCGGTCACTGAAATGTCGAACTATCTTCGGATGAATATGAACGGTGGGGAGTTCGAGGGAAACCACCTACTCTCGTCGGAGAATCTCGCCGAACTGCACGAGCCAGCCTCAACGAGATTGCAGTATCTGAATGGGGAGACACAGCGTTACGGATGCGGTTGGATGATTTCAGACCTCGTTGGCGACCGGCTAATCGGACATGGTGGGTCCATTGGAGTATGTACTGCGTATCTCGGATTCCTCGAAGAGGCAGCTGTCGGTGTCGTGTTACAGTGCTCGACCTCTCCGAAAGTACACCCAATGAACGTCGGCCCGGCGATACTGGCAATCGTGCAGGGTGAGGACCCCACAAACGCTGTCCCTCAGTTCGGCCTCGACACCAAGTTGGATGCGGTGACGGGCGATTACGAGTCGTACCGAGGTATTACAACCGCAACCGTCGACCGTGTCTCCGGTGGGTTGACTGTGGAGTACGGGAGTGGTCGCGCGACACAGAAACTGCTCGTGCTACCCGAAAGTACCGATCCGACAGATTTTGAATTCTACACTGTCACTCCTGATGGGAGTCGTACACCAGTCAGGTTCGAACAGACGACCGATAGCATGGAAATGTTCGTCGACCGTTGGCGACTCCACCGGGCATAG
- a CDS encoding ABC transporter permease: protein MNDILQYVVKRLLWAVPVLLGASFVAFIMVHLAPGDPARLMLGERASAAQVEQLRIELGLNQPLYVQYMGFLGDAIQGDLGRSIRSQQPVTDLIVGRLPYTIQLAVSSLVVSLAIALPTGILGALRKGRLTDHVSRIVALLGISMPNFWLGLILIVVVAVELSSRFGIDAFPLFGMTLVTEDPVEGMFSVVLPALALGTALAALVMRMIRGGVLDEINQSYVRTARAYGISEGEITYVYVLKNAILPTITVVGLQLGYLIGGSVIVETVFGIPGIGQLAINSIFAQDFPVIQGIVLLVAVAFVASNLLVDVLYGFLDPRIRYGGENA from the coding sequence ATGAACGACATCTTACAATACGTCGTCAAACGGCTTCTCTGGGCGGTGCCGGTACTGCTCGGTGCGTCGTTCGTCGCATTCATCATGGTGCATCTGGCTCCGGGCGATCCTGCACGACTCATGCTCGGTGAACGAGCCAGCGCTGCCCAAGTCGAACAGCTCAGGATAGAACTCGGGCTGAACCAGCCGCTGTACGTTCAGTACATGGGCTTTCTCGGAGACGCCATCCAAGGTGATCTCGGACGCTCGATTCGGAGTCAACAGCCCGTCACCGACCTCATCGTCGGCCGCCTCCCGTATACGATACAGCTCGCCGTATCGAGCCTCGTCGTTTCGCTCGCGATTGCGCTTCCGACGGGCATCCTCGGTGCGCTCAGGAAAGGCCGCTTGACGGACCACGTGAGCCGTATCGTCGCACTCCTCGGTATCAGCATGCCGAACTTCTGGCTCGGCCTCATCCTTATCGTCGTCGTCGCGGTCGAACTGAGTTCTCGGTTCGGTATCGATGCGTTCCCCTTGTTCGGGATGACGCTCGTTACTGAAGACCCCGTAGAAGGGATGTTCTCGGTCGTCCTTCCGGCGCTCGCACTCGGAACGGCGCTCGCCGCGCTCGTAATGCGGATGATCCGCGGCGGCGTTCTCGACGAGATTAATCAGTCGTACGTCCGCACAGCCCGCGCCTACGGAATCAGCGAAGGCGAAATCACGTACGTCTACGTCCTGAAGAACGCAATTCTCCCGACGATCACGGTCGTCGGGCTGCAACTAGGTTATCTCATCGGAGGGAGTGTCATCGTCGAGACCGTCTTCGGCATTCCCGGTATCGGTCAGTTGGCGATCAATTCGATCTTCGCACAGGACTTCCCGGTCATCCAAGGGATCGTCCTCCTCGTCGCCGTTGCATTCGTCGCGTCGAACCTCCTCGTCGACGTGCTGTACGGGTTCCTCGACCCACGAATCCGGTACGGGGGTGAGAACGCGTGA
- a CDS encoding ABC transporter permease, whose amino-acid sequence MSNARSHEYVGTRARIVDRIRGDTLAMVGGVIVAGVFAVALFSAIDEFLLNRQLVTMVVADPYETNRFARLLAPSLEHPFGTDEQGRDIFARTLYGTRTSVVVGLAAVGFASVVGIVVGSITAYYGGLTDMVGMRAMDVLLSFPSILLAIALMAILGRGLENVIFAIAIVYVPTFARITRSEVLSEKSEQYVGAARAMGYPDTNIVSREILPNSLTPIIVQFTFSMATAIIAEAALSFLGLGVSPIHPTWGIMLSGARQYITSAWWYSVFPGLAIMVTVLGFNLLGDSLRDALDPQQQRDAEGRM is encoded by the coding sequence GTGAGCAACGCTCGTTCGCACGAGTACGTCGGAACCAGAGCGCGCATCGTCGACCGAATTCGGGGAGATACGCTCGCGATGGTCGGTGGCGTCATCGTCGCAGGAGTGTTCGCCGTTGCGCTGTTCAGCGCCATCGACGAGTTCCTTCTCAATCGCCAGCTGGTGACGATGGTGGTCGCTGATCCCTACGAGACCAACCGGTTTGCACGCTTGCTCGCACCCAGTCTCGAACATCCGTTCGGCACCGACGAGCAAGGGCGCGACATTTTCGCGCGGACGCTCTACGGCACTCGAACGAGTGTCGTCGTCGGCCTCGCCGCGGTCGGCTTCGCGAGTGTCGTCGGCATCGTCGTCGGCAGCATCACCGCCTACTACGGTGGCCTCACTGATATGGTCGGGATGCGCGCGATGGACGTTCTTCTCTCCTTTCCGTCCATTCTGCTCGCAATCGCGTTGATGGCAATCCTGGGTCGCGGACTGGAGAACGTCATCTTCGCGATTGCAATCGTCTACGTCCCGACGTTCGCCCGGATCACGCGGAGCGAAGTCCTCTCGGAGAAGTCCGAGCAGTACGTCGGTGCGGCGCGGGCGATGGGGTATCCGGATACGAACATCGTCTCACGGGAGATCCTCCCGAACTCGTTGACGCCGATCATCGTCCAGTTCACGTTCAGTATGGCGACGGCCATCATCGCCGAAGCTGCCCTCTCGTTTCTGGGACTCGGTGTCTCTCCGATTCATCCCACGTGGGGGATTATGCTCTCGGGTGCACGCCAGTACATCACGTCTGCGTGGTGGTACTCGGTGTTCCCCGGTCTCGCCATCATGGTCACGGTTCTCGGATTCAACTTGCTGGGCGACAGTCTCCGCGATGCACTCGACCCACAGCAACAGCGTGACGCCGAGGGGAGGATGTGA